A stretch of Gemmatimonadota bacterium DNA encodes these proteins:
- the gspM gene encoding type II secretion system protein GspM, whose translation MSGSTVRTNPLSKDVRTLLIGVVCVGTMLLVGKVIPRVIAARRTTETQLRLIHAELAQDRQIISRRNSTLKSLDETTTQFLGLSSAFLNGSSASQAAAALASVVADAADANGVHLSSIQPEADSANRTLLVPVVVHASGTGDVRGVSGMLRDLEGGEPLTDIRQLTIAQSDPAAPADRMEALHIELTVRGLYRRVPDSPDDKVGQ comes from the coding sequence GTGTCTGGCTCTACGGTGCGGACGAATCCCCTCTCCAAAGACGTACGCACGCTCTTGATAGGCGTAGTTTGTGTCGGGACCATGCTGCTCGTTGGAAAGGTCATTCCACGAGTGATTGCTGCGCGCCGTACGACCGAGACGCAGTTGCGGTTGATTCACGCCGAACTCGCTCAGGACAGGCAGATCATTTCTCGTCGCAACAGCACTCTCAAATCGCTCGACGAGACGACTACGCAATTCCTCGGCTTGTCGTCCGCATTTCTGAATGGAAGCTCGGCCAGCCAGGCAGCCGCGGCCCTTGCGTCGGTAGTGGCCGACGCAGCGGATGCGAACGGGGTTCATCTGTCGTCGATTCAGCCCGAGGCGGACTCCGCCAATCGCACTCTGCTCGTGCCCGTGGTTGTTCACGCGAGCGGAACAGGAGATGTACGGGGCGTCTCCGGAATGTTGCGAGATCTGGAAGGCGGGGAGCCACTCACCGACATTCGCCAGCTTACTATAGCGCAATCCGATCCGGCCGCTCCCGCCGATCGTATGGAAGCTCTCCACATCGAATTGACTGTGCGTGGCCTATACAGACGCGTTCCAGATTCTCCAGACGATAAGGTCGGGCAATGA
- a CDS encoding type II secretion system protein translates to MSRRIAVAGRSGAVLLEVLIAMTIFSIASAVTLIRAGQARHSVVLARMSEDRLNAASAFMDRVVLWPREDLDRHLGTHTQGEWWLDIEHPVPQLYSIALLDGRSHVTLLDTMVYRALPSTHVTN, encoded by the coding sequence ATGTCCCGTAGAATTGCTGTTGCCGGCCGATCCGGGGCAGTCCTGCTCGAGGTCTTGATAGCGATGACCATCTTCTCCATCGCTAGCGCAGTAACGCTGATACGCGCAGGACAGGCGCGGCATTCCGTCGTTCTTGCACGGATGAGCGAGGATCGCTTAAATGCCGCGAGCGCGTTCATGGATCGTGTGGTGCTCTGGCCGCGAGAGGACCTCGACCGCCATCTGGGTACGCACACGCAGGGAGAGTGGTGGCTCGACATCGAGCATCCCGTGCCGCAACTGTATTCGATTGCCCTGCTGGACGGGCGTTCTCACGTAACATTGCTCGATACGATGGTGTATCGTGCGCTTCCAAGTACGCATGTCACGAACTAG